AGGGGAAgaggatgggtggatggatggatggatggatggatggatggatggatggatgggtggatggatgggtgcTTAAGCATACAAGAAAAgcgaaaaaataaaaaataaaactcctTCACGCTAACAGTAATGAAGCAGGTCACATCCTCCTCTCTGGTATTCTGGACCAGAGTTGTTGGAGTGCTTTGTGCCTGAGATCACGCTCCCCTGAGTTTCCACTAAGTGTTTCCAGCAGTGCTGACTGATTTGCTGTTTCCTGCCTGCAGACGGTGGAGAATGAAGAAGGCCTGGGTAAGGTCCTGGAGCAGATGGGCGTGCAGAGTGGCCAGAGCATCTCCTTCGAGAACTTCTGGAAGCTGATCAACAACCAGGCCCTTCAGCTGTTCGGCACCATGCACAAAGAGAAAGGCACCAAGTGCACCTGCCTGCTGCAGTGAGCCCTGAAGCCAAAATGCCACCACACCTGAGCCCGGAAACACCACACCTGCCGGGTTTCTCTGTGGAGACCACAGGGGGGCGCTGCAGGGTAACAGTGGGACATGaagacacaaaaaaagaagagttcCATCGGTGATATTCAAACTTTGTTCGCATTAAAGACGAGTTAGAACCTGCAGTCTGTTTTAAACCCACTGAGTTTACGGAGGACCAAAGGTGACttgttgaaaaacaaacaggccAAATGAATAAACACATTTGTAAATGACAACATGTGTTTAGAAATAAATCTAAGGttttataaatgaaaatgatttacaGAGCTAAGAAGTTCTTGACCAAATACATCGCAAAATATATGTAACactgaaaagtaacaaatgagtAATAATATGTCAACAAAATATTCAAGTAGTAAATTgataaatgataataataataataaaataatacaacatgaTATAGGGAAAACGGATAAAAGGAGAATTATAGTCACTGTCGTGCGTGTATGGAAGTTGAAGCCTGACTCATTCAAACTGATCTTGAATCATAAAATGCTGAAATAATATTTCCAAGGTTCTCTAAAAGTactaaatgaatttaaaatgatgaacaaacagcatgaaaaagtgtttaaaatgaattaaattgtgtattttttttcgtttgtatttcaaagtgttttatATGAGTTGTTTTTATCAGCTGTAttactttattttcatgaaGTCAGCTTTGGTCCTCCGTAGGTGGACTGTCACAAGTCGAGCAGAGGGAAAGGTCACCGACATGACTGCACtcttacaaaaacacaaacattgaaCAAGGATGTTTTTAGCTAAtcaatgtctttttttaatgtaatccTGGAGTTAACACAGTCTTATAAATTACTTCTCATTTAGACTTCATCTCTTAACTGAAACTGTgacgttttgtttttaacagcatttatattcactctGAATGTTactaacatgtttttattgactgTAAACCATCTGATCATCTCAATGTTAATAAACCTGTGACTGCTTTTAGTATAACAAACCTACTGCGGTGTGTCGactgaattattatttttctaggAATAATTATTTATGAGAAAATCAACGTTGGCGTGTATCGGCTCACTGAGTGGACAGGAAGGATGGGCCTACATCCTCAGTGGTGGAGGGGTTGGAGTTTGCTGAGCTTTTATAGGTAGACATGTCCTCTGTGGACACAGCGGGCAGAGGATGACTTATTGCAAAAAAATTGGCTAATTCAACAAAAATGGTGAaagatgcttttatttatttacatatgtatttatttgtagtCCACATGCATTAACCAGTCACATCTTTGGTTGCATGTAGTTActgtcctcttcttctttttgttcacatgtaaacaaaactgtaaacacACTGATACCCACTGCTGTGGCGGCCATTACACCCATaggctgtaaataaaagatggacgttGGTGCTGCATCTGAATGTGAAGCTTTGAATCTGGATTCTTTCTAcaggccagcagggggcagctgGTCTGGTTGGAAGAAATCTGACTGTGTagaagtgcagtctctaatttcaGGTCTTACtaaatgcaacaaaacaaacaaacaaacaaaaacaaagaatctTCTGTACATTTCCACACAGTATATTAATAGAGTCTGTAAACAAGCCTCAGTTACCAGGATGCACACTACATCGTCTTTATTCTTGTAGTGCAATGTGAAGGTTTGGCCAGCAGATGgcgcagggctctagagtgcgattTTTCAATGgtgcaactaaaaaaaatatttgttcgggtaacaaaaaaaaaaaaaaaatctctgcaactctccgtgtggtcaacaacagacacacattatgtccctatcgtggactaaaccaatcagagatagtcaggggcgggacctctctgattggccgtggtccagttgaaagtgcaggtggatagagaga
The genomic region above belongs to Oreochromis niloticus isolate F11D_XX linkage group LG11, O_niloticus_UMD_NMBU, whole genome shotgun sequence and contains:
- the s100v1 gene encoding S100 calcium binding protein V1, giving the protein MATKYSELELALNTLVTEFHKAADNGPTMNTTQFQTMISNQMPAITKTVENEEGLGKVLEQMGVQSGQSISFENFWKLINNQALQLFGTMHKEKGTKCTCLLQ